One window of Candidatus Polarisedimenticolia bacterium genomic DNA carries:
- a CDS encoding alpha/beta fold hydrolase — MLARFFKSGPGILLLTPLVLLAGAGGLVGYQIHQVTHPPRLHDTNHPGDFLMRADDIDFQSTDGVSLSGWLIHGEREAPVILLCHDLGESKSVFLDSAVALQRMGYNLFLIDFRGHGESGGTASTLGNQERYDVMGAVDFLRMRRDLSSDRMGIWGVGMGAYAAVLAAQERKGLVALALDSLYPDINAYLDQALFKGVPRGASRVTSYASTFYGPYFQWKIPRGEIAQAVTRLADRNLLFVAGDSKPWSVEAGKALYAAVPEGGGSDKNLLLLGSSGVAGLYAEDKRKYEEAITGFFGTYLHVHPEQAPENIQVKIP, encoded by the coding sequence ATGCTGGCTCGATTCTTCAAGAGCGGACCGGGAATCCTGCTTCTGACGCCATTGGTTCTCCTCGCCGGAGCGGGCGGGCTGGTCGGCTACCAGATCCATCAGGTCACCCATCCACCGCGCCTTCACGACACGAATCATCCCGGCGATTTCCTCATGCGCGCCGACGACATCGACTTCCAGAGCACCGATGGAGTGTCGCTCTCCGGGTGGCTCATCCATGGCGAGCGTGAAGCACCGGTCATCCTCCTCTGCCATGATCTGGGCGAGTCGAAGAGCGTCTTCCTGGACTCGGCCGTGGCGCTGCAGCGGATGGGGTACAACCTCTTCCTGATCGATTTTCGCGGACACGGCGAGAGCGGCGGGACCGCGAGCACCCTGGGGAATCAGGAGCGGTACGACGTGATGGGGGCGGTCGATTTTCTGCGGATGCGGCGCGATCTTTCGTCCGACCGCATGGGGATATGGGGGGTGGGGATGGGAGCCTACGCTGCCGTCCTCGCGGCCCAGGAGAGGAAGGGCCTGGTCGCCTTGGCGCTCGATTCGCTGTATCCCGACATCAACGCCTACCTCGATCAGGCGCTGTTCAAAGGGGTGCCCCGGGGCGCGTCGCGGGTCACGAGCTACGCTTCGACTTTCTACGGACCGTACTTCCAGTGGAAGATTCCCCGCGGCGAGATCGCCCAGGCGGTGACCCGTCTGGCGGACCGGAACCTCCTGTTCGTCGCCGGCGACTCCAAGCCCTGGAGCGTGGAAGCGGGGAAGGCCCTCTACGCCGCGGTCCCCGAGGGGGGAGGCTCCGACAAGAACCTGCTCCTGTTGGGCAGCAGCGGGGTGGCCGGGCTCTATGCCGAAGACAAGCGGAAATACGAGGAGGCGATCACCGGCTTCTTCGGAACCTACCTTCACGTTCACCCGGAGCAGGCCCCCGAGAACATCCAGGTCAAGATTCCCTAG
- a CDS encoding polyprenyl synthetase family protein — translation MPPRPASPRFFSLAPAPPAKVRRFLEEHARLVDREMDRLLPAVSPESADVAAAMRYTALAPGKRLRPILALAVADLYRAPRERVVPAACALEMVHACSLILDDLPCMDDAATRRGRPANHRVHGEATAVLAAFALLNLAYGILSGAAAGLGDSIRAEAGRRLSLALGTDGMIGGQALDLAVSPSGVNLDRLEKVHSRKTGSLFIASVEVGAILGGAPEKERSALAAFAKNLGLAYQIVDDLLDATGSIEQIGKPVHADPRGNFVDLAGVEGARHLARELADCAVEHLSPLGNRSSLLRGLASELIHRER, via the coding sequence ATGCCTCCACGACCGGCTTCGCCGCGCTTCTTCTCGCTTGCGCCCGCTCCCCCCGCCAAGGTCCGCCGGTTCCTCGAGGAGCACGCCCGGCTCGTCGACCGGGAGATGGACCGTCTCCTTCCGGCGGTGTCCCCCGAATCGGCGGATGTCGCCGCCGCCATGCGCTACACGGCGCTGGCCCCCGGAAAACGGCTGCGTCCGATCCTGGCCCTCGCCGTCGCCGATCTCTATCGCGCCCCGCGGGAGCGAGTCGTGCCCGCGGCCTGCGCGCTGGAGATGGTGCACGCCTGTTCCCTGATCCTGGACGATCTTCCCTGCATGGACGACGCGGCGACGCGCCGGGGAAGGCCCGCGAATCATCGCGTCCACGGCGAGGCCACGGCCGTCCTGGCGGCCTTCGCGTTGCTGAATCTGGCCTACGGAATCCTTTCCGGCGCGGCGGCCGGGCTCGGCGACAGCATCCGGGCCGAGGCGGGAAGACGCTTGAGCCTGGCTCTGGGCACCGACGGGATGATCGGCGGCCAGGCGCTGGATCTCGCGGTTTCTCCTTCCGGGGTGAATCTGGATCGTCTGGAGAAGGTCCACAGCCGGAAGACGGGGAGTCTCTTCATTGCCTCGGTGGAAGTGGGCGCGATCCTCGGGGGCGCGCCCGAAAAGGAGCGTTCGGCGCTGGCCGCTTTCGCGAAGAACCTGGGGCTGGCGTACCAGATCGTCGACGATCTCCTCGACGCGACCGGATCGATCGAGCAGATCGGCAAGCCCGTCCATGCCGACCCGCGCGGCAACTTCGTCGATCTCGCCGGTGTGGAGGGGGCCCGGCATCTGGCGCGGGAGCTCGCCGACTGCGCCGTGGAGCACCTTTCGCCGCTGGGGAATCGGAGCTCGCTGCTCCGCGGCCTCGCCTCCGAATTGATCCACCGGGAACGCTGA
- a CDS encoding PqqD family protein, with translation MKDEPGDSGARPLRRNPTAGFRIFEGEATIVLPDGSYIKVLNQTGSRIWDLMDGSRGVKEIAAVISEEYETTPEAAEQDVNEFAELLARNNMLE, from the coding sequence ATGAAGGATGAGCCGGGCGACTCGGGAGCGCGGCCGCTCCGCCGGAACCCCACGGCAGGGTTCCGCATCTTCGAAGGGGAAGCGACCATCGTCCTTCCCGACGGCTCCTACATCAAAGTGCTCAACCAGACCGGATCCCGGATCTGGGATCTCATGGACGGGAGCCGCGGCGTGAAAGAGATCGCGGCGGTCATCAGCGAAGAGTACGAAACGACTCCGGAAGCAGCCGAGCAGGACGTGAACGAATTCGCCGAGCTTCTGGCGCGTAACAATATGCTGGAGTAA
- a CDS encoding radical SAM protein produces the protein MNPYQAMIARNWKSATPYSALFELTYICNHACSFCYNCPTGQKELNTDQVFQALRKIADFGVLFITLSGGEPFCRKDFFAIAKEAQRLHFAIRIYTNGYLIDDAVAERLAQEARPFEMEISLHGARPETHEALTRVPGSFARLVNGVKALRKRRMKVLLKTPITRLNMNELREIKTLAEDLDADLHFDPVITPKDDGDQEPLEMGADEQFMKRWWSAEFEDVREERVPLKRDDKDIPAVCGTGRSGFAVDPYGNIYPCVQWRRKVANILEVASLRDVWRGSTVLSEVRRVAEEIPKTTLKNSEVGEFTAFCAGVAWLQTGDPTKMYHQAELTARYRKKAYLEFKTRADAGEVIEGLGNTFDKCGE, from the coding sequence ATGAATCCGTACCAGGCCATGATCGCGCGCAATTGGAAGTCGGCGACGCCGTACTCGGCGCTCTTCGAGCTGACCTACATCTGCAACCACGCCTGCTCCTTCTGCTACAACTGCCCGACGGGCCAGAAGGAGCTGAATACCGACCAGGTCTTCCAGGCTCTCCGGAAGATCGCCGACTTCGGGGTGCTCTTCATCACCCTTTCCGGCGGAGAGCCGTTCTGCCGCAAGGACTTCTTCGCGATCGCCAAGGAGGCGCAGCGCCTCCATTTCGCCATCCGCATCTACACGAACGGCTATCTGATCGACGACGCCGTCGCGGAGAGGCTCGCCCAGGAGGCGCGCCCCTTCGAGATGGAGATCAGCCTGCACGGCGCTCGCCCGGAGACCCACGAGGCGCTCACCCGAGTCCCCGGCTCCTTCGCGCGCCTGGTGAACGGCGTCAAGGCGCTGCGCAAGCGTCGGATGAAGGTGCTGCTCAAGACTCCCATCACGCGCCTGAACATGAACGAGCTGCGCGAAATCAAGACGCTGGCCGAGGATCTCGATGCCGACCTCCACTTCGATCCCGTCATCACCCCCAAGGACGACGGCGATCAGGAGCCGCTCGAGATGGGGGCCGACGAGCAGTTCATGAAGCGGTGGTGGTCGGCCGAGTTCGAGGACGTCCGGGAGGAGCGGGTGCCGCTGAAGCGGGACGACAAGGACATTCCCGCTGTCTGCGGAACGGGCCGGAGCGGCTTCGCCGTGGATCCCTACGGCAATATCTATCCGTGCGTGCAGTGGCGCCGGAAAGTGGCGAACATCCTGGAGGTCGCTTCGCTGCGGGACGTCTGGCGCGGCTCCACCGTCCTGTCCGAGGTCCGGCGCGTGGCGGAGGAGATTCCGAAGACGACTCTCAAGAATTCCGAGGTGGGGGAGTTCACCGCCTTCTGCGCCGGGGTCGCGTGGCTGCAGACGGGCGATCCTACCAAGATGTACCACCAGGCCGAGCTGACCGCCCGCTACCGCAAAAAGGCCTATCTCGAGTTCAAGACCCGCGCCGACGCGGGCGAAGTCATCGAGGGCCTCGGGAACACGTTCGACAAGTGCGGGGAGTGA